Genomic segment of Candidatus Afararchaeum irisae:
GGATGTAGTGTAGCTACTCGGTGTCGGACTCCAGAATCTCGTCGCCCTCGACGTTGGGCGCGCCTACGGCGAAGACGGTACAGCCTTCTTCGGTGGATATACGTCTCCAGGAGTCAGGAGAGACGGCGACAAAGTCACCCTCCTCGACTTCTACCTCGTCTCCGTCTATGTGGATAGTAGCGGAGCCGTCTATGAAGTAGTAGAGCTCCTCCTGTTCGGAGTGTCTGTGTCTCCTGTTCGAGTCGCCCTCGTCGAAGAC
This window contains:
- a CDS encoding cupin domain-containing protein, whose translation is MDEGYSKTSIDSIEERQIEDIEPSLKAVGYELRTDEMRPSVWVFDEGDSNRRHRHSEQEELYYFIDGSATIHIDGDEVEVEEGDFVAVSPDSWRRISTEEGCTVFAVGAPNVEGDEILESDTE